GCAAGGTGCATCGGGCAGTGCATGGAGATAACACCGGAATAGGTACCGGCAAAACCCACCATGCCGGTGATGCTGCATTTAAAATGGGTAATCGGCTCCTTGAGCGGAAAATCGTCGGCCGGCTCCATCATCACCATGGTGGAAAAAACTTCACGCGTGGCGTTGATAATGTACTCGGAAAGCTGCTGCTCCGAGAACTTGAGGCTATCAGCAATCTCGGCATTCAGACTCATAGGAGTCCCCCAAGTTTTTCATTCAGCTGCTCAGGCGTAAAGGGTTTTTTGATGCTGTCCTTGGCACCGCTGGCAATGGCGTCGGCAATCACATCCTCGCCACCTTCAGTGGTTATCATGACGATCGGCATCGAGAACCCGTTGGCACGCACGGCCTTGACAAACTCGAGCCCATCCATGTTGGGCATATTGATATCAGAAAGGATCAGGTCGACGGTTTTACCCGAAGTCTGCAGAACGTTCAGCCCTTCAATGCCGTCACCCCCCTCAAGAATGTCGTCAACCGGCAGTCCTGCCTGACGTAGTGAGCGGGAAATTATCTTTCTCATAGTGGATGAATCGTCAACGATCAGGATGTTTGCCATATACCTGTTCCTCCCTGTGCCCCCTGGGCCTTAATTGATTCGTATCATGCAATAGCAATGCTGCTATTTTTAACACAGCTTACACCCAAAATTCAAACCCTGAATTTTCCCATCAGCCGCTGAAGCTCTTCAGCCAGACGGGACAGTTCCTCTGCAGAACGTGAGGAATCCTGTGCCTTGTCAGTGCTTTCCTGCACCACATCGGTAATCTGGCGGATACTCTGACTGATGGAGTTGGTGGTGGCACTCTGTTCTTCAGCCGCTGTGGCAATCTGGCTCATCTGTTGGGTAACATTCTGTATTTCATTGGTTATAACCCCAAGTGCCTCACCGGATCGGCTGGCCTCCCGAGTACCGTTTTCAACCTCAGCCACGCCGTTTTCGATGGCCCGCACCGCGCCACCGGTCTCCTGCTGAATCATGCGGATCATATCACCAATTTCCTTGGTGGCCTTGGTGGTCCGCTCCGAAAGCGCCCGTACTTCATCGGCAACCACGGCAAATCCCCGTCCCTGTTCACCGGCACGGGCTGCTTCAATGGCAGCATTCAAAGCCAGCATATTGGTCTGATCTGCAATATCTTCAATGGTACCGACGATGGTACCGATCTGGTTTGATTTTGCCCCCAGCTCTTCCACGTTGGCAGCAGCTTCACCAACCCGCTCTGCAATCCGCTGCATACCGGCAATGGTCTCCTGAATCACCCGCGCCCCGGTCTCGGTAGCCTGGTCCGCCTCAGCAGCACTTGCTGCAGAGCGGGTGCATGAGCTGGCGATCTCAAACGCAGTGGCAGACATCTCTTCTGCTGCTACCGCCACAGAAGCCGCCTGTCCGGCCATTTCTTCCGAACTTGCCACCATGGCCGAAGAATTACGCCGTACACTTTCGGCAACAGCCGTAACCTGACGGGCATTTGCTGCCACCTGCCCGATTATGACAGCCAGGTTCTCAACAAAGGTATTGAACCAGCCAGCCGTTTCACCGATCTCATCCCTGCTTGAAACCTCTATCCGCTTGGTCAGATCACCTTCTCCGGTGGCAATATCCTTCAACCGCTCAGTCATGCTTGAAATTGATCTAAGTACCGGCAGCACGATAAAGAGCAACAACACGACCTGTCCAATGGCCGATCCGACCAGAACAACCAGCATGATGGTCTTACCCTTGGCAATGGTGCTATCAAGTTCAGCACTGGCCTTCTTGTGCAGTGCTGCGGCAATTTTAGGGATGTAGTCTTCCAGCTGGGGCTGAAACTCATTGATGACATCACGCAGCTCTTCACGCCCTTCAATAACATCACCGCCGCCCTTAAAGGTCGCCACCAATCCCTTGAACTGCTCCACATAGGCCTTGCCAAGCTGCTGGGCCTTGGCGCTGTGCTCCTTGATCTTCTTGTCGACATTAACCTTGTCAAGCTGCTCAAGCACCTTGTAGACCTCACCCACCTCCTTCTCAACCCGGGCGGTCCACTTGTCGTCTTTACGGGTAAAAAACTCACCTTCATATTCGCGGGCCTTCAGCATATGAATCGAGCCCTGCATGGCAGCATGCTGAATCTTGGTGATCCGGTCCATCTGGTCCAGAGATGAGTTAATCTTGTAAAAGGTAAACAGCATCAACCCGGTGACCAACACCGCCACCCCAAGGAGAAAGGCAATTAATGCTGTCATCTTCTGTTTAATCGTAAAATTCATGACAAGGCAGCTCCTTTACGCTAAATGCTTATTTATCAACCAAAGGTAGTAGCATAAAAAGAGGTGATGTCAATCGCTAAAAGCACGCTGGAAGGGGATTGCATGAAACAATCGCATCGTATAGCTCTGGGAGTCAGCAGTTGCCTGTTAGGCCAAAATGTTCGCTATGATGGCGGCCACAAACTGAACCACTACATCGCCGACCTGCTTTCAATCTATTTTGACTTTGTTCCGGTCTGCCCGGAGGTTGAATGCGGCCTGCCAACCCCTCGCGAGGCGATGCATCTGACAGGCGACCCTGCAGCGCCCCGCCTGATCGCGGTCAGGACCGGACGTGATCTGACCGCACAGATGCACAGCTGGTCTGCGCAACGGATACAAGAACTGAAACCACTCCGGTTGCGCGGCTTTATCTTTAAAAAGAACTCTCCCAGTTCCGGACTGTTCCGGGTCAAGGTCTATCAGGACAAAGGCCCTCCACTCACCAGCGGCAGAGGATTATTCGCCCATGCCGTTACGCGTGCCTTTCCACTTCTACCGGTGGAAGAAGAGGGACGCCTTACCGATACCCGGCTGCGGGAGAATTTCATTGAACGGGTCTATGGATACGACCGCCTGTTAACCTTGCTTGACAGTAATCCGGCCAAAGCTGATCTGATCCAGTTCCACACGCTGCACAAGCTGCTGCTGATGGCCCATTCCCCTGATCACTACCGGCGTCTGGGAAAACTGGTGGCCAGCACGTCCCCCGTTCATGCACTGCTGCCATCCTATGCGTCGCTGTTCATGGAGGCACTGCAACTGCTGGCGACGCCTGCCAAACAGACCAATGTCCTGATGCACTGCATGGGCTATTTCAAGAAACAGCTGGAAGCGTGGGAAAAGCAGGAGTTGCTGGAGTTGATTGAGCGTTACCGCATGCAGCAGCTACCGCTGATTGTGCCGATCACGCTGCTTAAGCACCACATGCAACGTTTCGGCCAGCCGTATCTGGAGCAACAACTCTATTTTTCGCCCCATCCGGACGAGTTGATGCTCCGGAACCACGCCTAGCCATTATGGCCAGGACCGTTCAAACCGGTTGCACACAGCCCCCTCTCTGGTATACTCACACGCCAGACGGACAGGGCGGCTCGGGCTGCCCCAAAGGAGATAATCTATGGCCAGGATTATGATTATTGATGACTCGCTTGTCGCCCGGATGAGTCTCAAGGCATGCATCCCTAAAGACGCGGGCCACGAGCTTACAGAAGGAAACGACGGCAGTGTCGCGATTGAGCTGTACCAGTCGTTCAAGCCGGATGTCACCTTCATGGACCTTACCATGCCGGGGGTGGATGGAATCGTCGCCCTGGAGGCGATTCGCAGACTGGACCCGTCTGCCCGGGTGATCATCCTTACCGCTGATATCCAGCGCCGCACGATTGAACGGGTCACTGAGCTGGGGGCCTGTGCCGTCGTCAAAAAACCGCCGGCCAAAGAGGCCGTACTTGCAGAATTGGACAAGGTCCTGGCTGACGGTACAAAGCCATGACCAACTCCACACGTGAACTGACCGAACTTGAAAAAGATGCACTGCAGGAGATCATGAACATCGGTTTTGGCCGGGCTGCTGCCGATCTGGCCGAGATCATCAACCTGCATGTAATCCTGTCTGTACCGCACATCGCTGTCCTGCAGTCGGACGAAGTGATCCGCTACGTACAGGAAGAGATACCCGACACCACCGACATGAGCATGATCACCCAGTTTTTCAGTGGCAAGTTCAGTGGTGGCAGTTTCCTGGTTTTTCCCCACGGAGAAGGCCGTAAGCTTCTGAGAATTTTCGATGGGGAAATGTCTTTACTTGGTGAAAATTACGATATAGATATCCTTGAAAAGGAAACTCTGGTTGAGGTAGGAAACATCATTATCGGCGCCTGTGTCGGCAAGATTGCAGAGATGCTCGGAGATGTCGTCACCTACGCCCCCCCCCGCTTCTTTTCTCAGGAACAGATTTACGGCACCCTGGGAAATGTTCTGAACACATCCGACTCTTTTGCGATTCTATTCAAGACCGTCTTTAATTTTGAGCAGTACAATGTCAGTGGCTACCTGTTTCTGGTCAGCCAATACAGCATCATGCCATGGCTGAAACAGGCCATTGCAGAATTCCTGGGTCCTTATGAGTGAGTACCACCAGATATTCAACACCATCAATCTCGGGTTGGTGGTACTTGATCGCGAACTTACCGTTACCTGCTGGAACCGCTGGATGGAGTTGCACAGCGACATCCCGGCCGAGAGGATTATCGGCCGGAAAATCTGTGATGTCTTCCCTGCACTCTGCGAAAACAGCTTTATCCGGATTGTAAAAAGCGTCTTTGCCTTCGGCAACTACGCCTCATACTCGCAGAAGCTGCATAAATATCTCTTTCCCATGAAAAACCCCCATGGTTCATCTGCGTTATTCCCCCAGATGCAGCAAAACTGCACCTTTGGACCATTGCGGAATGACAACAAAGAGATTTCAGCCATCTACATCACGGTTCAGGATGTAACCGATTTTGTTATCTATGAACACAAACTGATTCAGATGGCCAAGGTCGACGGCTTGACCGGCGTCTTCAACCGCCGTTATCTTGACACCCGGCTTCAGGAGGAGCTGGAGCGTTCCCGGCGGCACGGCAATCCCTTAAGCATCATGATGCTTGATATTGACCACTTTAAAGAGATCAACGACACCCATGGGCATATCTGCGGTGACTACACCCTGCGCAAAATTTCTGAACTGCTGCTGGAACTTGTACGGACCTCAGACATTCTCGGGCGTTACGGCGGCGAGGAGTTTTGCTGCATCCTGCCGGAGACCTCGTTCGAGCAGGCCCTTGTGCTTGCCGAACGCTGTCGTACACAAGTTGCAGCCAGCCAATTTTCCTGTACCGATCACCAAAGCAGAGTGACCGTCAGCATCGGGGTGACCGACCTGCACCGTGACGACACCCTGGACAGTATTATCAAACGGGCAGACGACGCCCTCTATCAAGCGAAACGGACTGGCCGCAACCGGGTCTGCAGCTCTCCCGTACCAGTTGAAAATGCCACATGATCGATGAATTAGCCGAGATACGGGAGGCCTTTGCCCTCGAATCGGTCGAGATGCTGGCTGAAATGGAATCGGCACTTCTGGCCCTTGAAACAGTTCCAGCGCTGGGAGACGACTTCAACCGCCTCTTCAGGGCAGTTCACACCATCAAGGGCTCTGCAAGTATTGTCTCCGCCGATCAGGTAGAGGCTTTCTGCCACGCCCTTGAACATCTGCTGGTGAAGGTCCGGGAACATGAACTGCCGCTGACAAAAGAGCTGTTCACACTCTGTCTGCAGTGTCACGACCATATCAGAAACCTGATCGTTGCCTTTGAATCGGCAGAGACAGAACTCCCCCCCCGCCATGATCAACTCCTGACCATGATTACCCGGTGGCAGCCACCTGACGTTATTGAAGCGGCAGTTCCAGCAGAACCGGATCTGTTGCAAACTGACGAGGTGAACACCGAAGAATCTGCTGCTTCTCAAAAAGTTGTCCGGGTTGACGCTCAAAAGCTGGACCAACTGATCAATCTGGTGGTTGAACTGGTTACCGCCTCTTCAGAACTGGAATCACACGTCAAGCAGACAGGCGACAATGCGTCCCTTGAATCAGCTGCTGCGGTCTCGCTGCTGGTTAAGAAGATTCAGGAACGGGCCATGGTGTTCCGCATGGTACCGGTGGGTGACCTCTTCCGGCGTTTTCAACGCCTGGTGCATGACCTGGCCGCTTCAAGCGGCAAAAAAATCCAACTGATCATTGCCGGGGCCGACACCGAGCTGGACAAGGTTATGGCGGAGCGGCTGCGAGAGCCGCTGGTTCACCTGATCAGAAATGCCATAGACCACGGCATTGAACCCCCTGCAGAACGGCAGGCAGCCGGTAAGCCGGCCACCGGCACCATCAGGATGAACGCCTTTCAGGAAGCCGGCAGTATTGTGATTGAGGTGCGGGATGATGGACGGGGCATCTGCCGGGAGCGGGTGCTGCAGCGTGCAGTTGAACGAGGGTTAATCCGGCCGTTGGAGGTGGTTGACCGTGATCCATTGGCGCTGATCTTTGAACCTGGTTTTTCCACCACGGAAGAAGCCACTCTGCTTTCCGGACGCGGGGTGGGCATGGATGTGGTCAAACGGACCATTGAAGAGCTACGCGGCAAGATCGATGTCACCAGCAGCGAGGGACAGGGGGCCTGTTTTCAGCTCAGGTTGCCACTCTCACTGGCCCTGATTGACGGTTTTATGGTTACAGTCGGAAATGACGCCTACATCCTTCCCATGGATCTGGTGGATGAGACCATTGATCTGCCGGCAGAGGCCGCTGCCGGGCTGCTGCTGCGCGGTTATCTGAATATTCGCGGCGAGGCATTGCCCTGCCTTGATCTGCGCGACATAGTCAAGCCTGCGGTCCCGGCACCGCTTTCACGCTTTATTGTAGTGGTCAAACAGGACGGACGACGGATCGGTCTGGCAGTCGACGTTCTGGTGGGCGAGGTCAAAGCGGTCATCAAACCGCTGGGACGGCTCTACCGGGATGCCCGCATCATCTCCGGAGCCACCATTCTGGGAGACGGTACCATCGCCCTGATTCTGGATCTGCCGGAGTTGTTACGAATACACGGCAGCTAAACAGAACTGACAGGCAATAGATCCAGCATTTGACATCTATTGTTTCGCCGTACTAAAGCTCTTTACGGTAGCGGATCAGCAGATACAACGATCCTGCCCCTGCAACCAGACAGCCGGTCTCCAGCAGCCAGTTCATCGGCTTATCCACCCCCAGGGTCATCATCGGATAGATCATCACCGAGATCAGGCAGTTAACTGCAATCAACGTCAGTAGCCATTTCATCCCGTCATACTCCGGCTATCCGGTGTGCTGCCCGCAGCAGCGTATCAACCATGCCCGGCTCCCCTGCTTCACTGTAGAGGCGCAAAACCGGCTCAGTGCCGGAGGGGCGCACCAGCAGCCAGTCGCCATTATCAAACACAAACTTGAAGCCATCGCTAAAGTTGGTGGTGGCAACCGTCCGGCCTGCAATGGTCGCAGGCGGTTCGTTCCTCAAGCGCTGCAGCAACGCCTCTTTTGCCTCGCTACTGATATGGGTGTCAATCCGGCGGTAGTAAAAGTGGCCAATCTCATCCATAATCTCTTCCAGCTGTTGACGCAGCCCCTTACCGGTCATTGCCACCGTTTCCAGCAACAAAAGCCCCATCAACACGCCGTCCCGCTCCGGGATATGGCCGCTGATACCCAGGCCACCTGACTCCTCCCCACCCATCAGGATCTGCTTCTCCAGCATCAGCTCGCAGATATGTTTGAAGCCAATCGGTGTCTCATACAGCGCCAGATCATATTTTCGGGCCAGCAGGTCAATCATGCGGGTTGATGAAACGGTCTTGACCACACCGCCTGACAGACCTTTGCGTTCCACCAGGTGTTTCAGCAACAGGGTAAAGATCGCATGGGATGAAAAGAACTCGCCGCGCTCATCCACCGCACCGATCCGGTCGGCATCACCATCCAGGGCCAGGCCGACCCGATAGCGGCCGGTTGCCAGCAGGCCGCACAACTCCTGCAGATTTTCGCCGATCGGCTCCGGCGGACGGCCACCAAACGAGGGATTCTGTTCAGCATGGATTTCATCAATTCCCAGCAGGCGCTTAAAAAAACCGCTGCCAGCCCCAAACATCGGGTCAGCCACAGCAGGTATAGCGGCCTTGCGGATCGCCTCAATATCAACCAGATGACCAAGCTGTTGCAGATACCCGGTGGCGGCATCAACCTGCTCAATCCTGCCGCTACGAAAGGCTTCTTCAAACGGAACCGAACGGATCAGACGCCCTTCAGCCCTGTTGTAGGCTACAATCTGTTCCAGCAACCGGGTCGTTTCCGGACGCGCTGAGCCGCCAAAATTTTCCTTAATCTTAAAACCGTTATAGATTGGAGGGTTATGACTGGCCGTAATCATGACGCCAGCCCCGGCCTTCAGTTCTTTGGCCGCCCAGGAAACTGCCGGTGTCGGCGCCACCTCATCACACAAAAATACCCGGATATCATTGCCGGCTGCGACTTCAGCCACCCGGCAGGCAAATTCCCGCGACAGAAAACGCCGGTCATACCCTACCACCAGCCCTTGATCCGCCAACCCCTCACGGGTCATCCAATCCATGGTTGCCTGGGCCACCAGCCCCAGATTATCAAAGGTAAATTCACGGGCAATCACCCCGCGCCAGCCGTCGGTTCCAAATTTTATTTCCACGCTACCCCCTCCAGGACAATCAGGGCTAAGGAAACGAGAAGCTTCCTATTGTTTGCCCTCCATTTTATAGATCCATACCAGTATCTCGGCAACGGCTCGATAGAGCTCAGCCGGGATATGCTCATCCAGGTCAACCTGCATCAACAGGGTCACCAGTTCCGGTGACTCATGCACATAGACGCCTGCTTCCTTGGCACAGGCAATGATCGCCTCGGCCATGATCCCCTTCCCCTTGGCCACCACCACCGGCGCATAAAAGCCCTGCTTATAGGATAGCGCTGCTGCCATCCGCTGGTCATGCAGCTGACGTTCACGAGCCATGTTTCACCACAATGTTCCCCGGATCAAAACCGGCTGCCAGCAGTTGTCCGTGCAACTCTCCGCGTTCCTCTTCCATCAGACTGGCTGTACCCTCATGCTCGGCACCGATCACCAGGTCCAGGCGGGTCCCGTTCAGACTCAAGGCGACCTCCACCCGTCCCAACTGCGGCAGGGTCAAGGCCAGCGAGGTCTCCCAGGGGGTGGTCTGCTGTTCTTCGCTACCACTGCGCCCCCGCCCTTCCCGGTCCTTGATACGCCACTCCATCGGCTGGCCGGGAAACAGTTCGCCATGAAACAGCAATTGACCGGTCTGCAGTGAGGCCAGCTGTTCCTTGACCATTGCAAGGGTACGGGGATCGCTCCCTTCCTCTCGGTGCAGCTGAGCTGAGCGGGCCTCCTGACTGCCCGGCTGTTGGGAAAGCTGTCCCTGCGGCTCCTGCAGCAGTTGTTCCAGGCTGTACTCGCCACTGAACCAGCGGGAAAGATGGGCCTCATAGAACAGGCCGCTCTCCTTCAACCCCTTGCGCAGCATCTGCTCCAGCTGAACCGGATCGGACGGAGCCCCCTGCAACAGGGTGCGCAGGATACCCAGCCCTTCCTTGAGGGGTGCCGCTTGATTCTGCATGCCCAGCAGGGTACTGACCCAGCGCCCGGTCTGGCTGACCAGGGCATCGCCCCCCTTGCCGTAGCGCACCAGTAGAAAGGTGGCAGGATCTTCACCGATAAAGAACAGATTCAGATTGTCACCGACCTTCACTCCCTTGGGCAGCAGCACCGCCATGGCCTGACCACCCACCTGGACCATGAACCGGCCACCACCGAGGGACTGCAGCACATCACCGCGCAGTTGCTGACCGGCCTGGAACCCCTTTAAGGCATCAGCGGAGACCTGGGGTTCAAGCAGGGTAAGACGGTTGCCCTGCATCAATGACTGCAGCAATTTCAGGACACTCTCATCTATTTTTCCGTCAGCGGCAGGTGCAGCACGGTTTTGCAGTGAACGTGCGGACAGATTGGCCGAGGCTCCGTAGGTCATCGCCTCGTCCAGAATGGCAGCCAGGGCAGAGGAGCCGGGCGGCAAACTGCTGACAACCTGCTGCAACCGTCCCATAACAGCACGCTGTGCCTCGCCCTGCCCTTCTTCCTTGCTTACCAGAGCACTGAGCCAACGGGCGGCATCACTTACATTGCTGGGCTGTTCCTGAACCGGCTGCCCCAACAGGGCAAAAACCAGCCTGGGCTGTTGCGTCACCAGTGCCAGTCGCAGTATTTCTCCCTGTGTCATCGGTTTTGACAGCTGCAGTTCCAGCGATTCGCCAGCCAACTGTACTAACACCCGCCCACCGGGTAAACGCCCCTGCACCAGGGCATTGGCCTCTTCACCGGGCTGCAACGGCAAAGGCGCCAGGGGCTGATTGGCCACATCCACCAGGGTCAGCCGCGCCCGCTGAGCAAGATTGAGCAACATCTTCGCAGCAGCATCTTCAAAACCGCCGGTGGAACGTCCGGCAAGCCCTGCAGCGGTATTCGGCGTTTGACCGGACTCACCACCAACTGTCTGGGTAGGCCGCTCAAGCAGCCCGCCGGGCGGGACCACCACCGCGCGACCATCAGTACGATAGGTTAGAAAATCATCCAGAAAACCGGCCAACACACTGGTCTGTCCACTTGATTGGCGCAGCAGATCACCGATACTTTGCAGGGACGAGCGCTGGTGGGGTTCCATGAACTGCTCATTGGAGACCAGCAGAGACAGGAGCCGGGAGGCATCGGACAGGCTGACCGGCGGTGCGCTGACCCCTGGTCTGGCCAGGGCAAAGGTCGGACGGGGATCATTGCCGACAAAGGTCAGTTCAAGGTTTTGCCCCTGACGCACCGCCATCTGCAGATCAAGCTGCAGCTGCAACCCACCGATCTGAACCGGAATCTTGCCTGCCTGGGGCTGGCCGGTCACCTCGGCCGTTACCCGCTGCCCCGGCGCAAGGGTAAGCGGCTGTTGGCTGACCCCAATCGTAGTCGGTTCAACAGGTTCTGCAGGTATTATCGCCAAGTTGGAACTGCGGGACAGCAGGTCATAGACCTGCTGTTGTATGTCAGAGGGAAAGGCCATAATTTGTTTATCGGCAGAAAAGGCAGCGATCTAAAAAATGATCAAGCTCCTCGTCTCTGCAATAAGACGCAGAAAATCATCGGAACTGGCGTATTGCCGGCACGATGATGGGCAGACGACCTTCGCAGCACGTTTTACCCCCAGATCAGATAGCCCGGCTCGTATATCAGCCCCAACTCCGTATGCCTCGGCATCACCCGCACCATAAAACCATAGCGTCCGCAGAAACGGCACTCAAGCTCTCCGGCAAAGCGGTAGCGGCCGCTTTCCAACGTTTCCGTCACTGCCAGTGGAACAATCTCGCCACCACGGATGACCCCCTGATTGTCCAGGACGCCGAAGTACCCTTCCACTGCCACTTCATCCGGCTTCAGGCCACCAAGTCTGACGGTAACACTGACCGGCAGGCTGCTGCCCACCGCCACCGAATCGCTTAATTTTGCCTCGGTGGCCTCAATCCCGACCTGATTCCAGCCTCCGAAGACCCGTTTCTTCCAGGCTGCCAGTTCCTTGGCAAGCCCGAGATCATTGGCCTCAAGCCGCGTCCATTGCCGATAGGAAGGGATATAGGAGAGCTGGGCATACTCCTCAACCATCCGGTCGGTTGAAAAGACCGGACAGAGCGACTGCATCGAGGCCTTCATCATGCTGACCCAATCACGGGGAATACCATCACCGCCGCGCTGATAGTAGAGCGGCACCACTTCCTTTTCCAGCAGGTCATACAAAGCGCCACTCTCCACCTGATTCTGATATTCCAGATCAGCGTAGACCTCACCTTTGCCGATGGCCCAGCCGTTATTGCCCTGGTAGCCCTCACACCACCAGCCATCCAGGATGGAAAGGTTCAGGCCCGCATTAAAGGCCACCTTCATACCGCTGGTACCGCTGGCCTCCATCGGGCGACGGGGTGTGTTCAGCCAGACATCCACCCCCTGCACCAGATGACGGGCCACCTCCATATCGTAATCCTCAATAAAGACGATCCGGTGCCGGAAACGCTCCTGGTGGGAAACCTGTACAATCTGGCGGATCAGTTCCTTGCCTTCGGTGTCGTGGGGATGGGCCTTACCGGCAAAAATGATCTGTACCGGACGATCGGTGTTGTTCAAGATCCGGTCCAAGCGGTCCAGATCCCGCATCAACAGGGTACCCCGCTTGTAGGTGGCAAAACGACGGGCAAAACCGATGGTCAGCACCTCAGGGTCCAGCACCTCATCCGCTGTGGCGATCTCCTTGGCAGTGGCACCAACCTTTTTCAACTGCTCCTTCAGGCGGCAACGGGCAAAATCCACCAGCCGTTCGCGGGTGCTCTGGCGGGTACGCCAGATCTCGGCATCCGGTATCTTGCCGATCCTGCGCCAGACATTGTGATCGGTCGGGTCATCCAGCCAGCGGGTACCCAGGTAGCGTACCAGCAGACTGCCCATCTGGCCTGACATCCAGGTGCGGGTATGGACCCCGTTGGTAATGGAGCTGAGCGGCAACTGCTCTTCCGGCAGCTCCGGCCAGAGGTTCTTCCACATGCTGCGGGAAACCTCGCCATGCAGCTGACTGACACCATTGGCATGACCGGCCAGTTTCAGGGCCAGCACCGCCATGCAGAAGCTCTCGTACTGGTCTGCCGGGTTCTGACGTCCCAGCCCCAGAAATTCGTCCCGCGAAAGGTTGAATGACCTGATATATTTAGTGAAGTACTTATCCAGCATTTCAGTAGGGAAGTGATCAATGCCGGCCTCAACCGGGGTGTGGGTGGTAAAGATGTTACCGGCCCTGGTCACCTCACGGGCCTCGTTAAAGCTGATCTTGCGCTTCTCCATCACCAGCCTGATCCGCTCCAGGGCCAGGAAGGCGGCATGGCCTTCATTCATATGGCAGACATTGGGAATGATCCGCAGGGCACGCAGGGCACGCACCCCGCCGATCCCCAGCAGGATCTCCTGCAGCATCCGCATTTCCTGATTGCCGCCGTACAGTTGTGACGTGATCAGGCGATCTTCAGGGTTGTTTTCCTCCAGATTGGTGTCCAGCAGATAGAGCGGCACCCGTCCCACCTGCACCCGCCAGATATGGGCCTTGAAGTGACGCGGCCCAAACTCCAGCTCCACCTCAAAGGGGCGGCCCAGCTGATCCCGCTCCAGAATCAGCGGCAGGTTGTAAAAATCATTTTCCGGATAAATCTCCTGCTGCCAGCCCTCGTTGTTCAAATACTGACGGAAATAGCCCTGACGATACAGCAGCCCTACCCCAACCAGCGGCAAGCCCAGATCAGAGGCTGACTTGAGGTGGTCGCCGGCCAGAATCCCCAGACCACCTGAGTAGACCGCCAGCGATTCATGCAGGCCGAACTCCATGGAAAAGTAGGCGGTCTTCAGTTCAGCATCGCCGTTGTACTCCTTCTGAAACCAGGATTTCTCAGACATATAGGCGGT
Above is a window of Trichlorobacter lovleyi SZ DNA encoding:
- a CDS encoding glycosyltransferase family 1 protein, encoding MDFSKLLHKFTVVPSLSDELAPLQRIAYNLWWSWDPDAIALFKRLDIDLWNATRHNPVEMLGILQQTTLESLKQDEGFMAHLQMVDEKLTAYMSEKSWFQKEYNGDAELKTAYFSMEFGLHESLAVYSGGLGILAGDHLKSASDLGLPLVGVGLLYRQGYFRQYLNNEGWQQEIYPENDFYNLPLILERDQLGRPFEVELEFGPRHFKAHIWRVQVGRVPLYLLDTNLEENNPEDRLITSQLYGGNQEMRMLQEILLGIGGVRALRALRIIPNVCHMNEGHAAFLALERIRLVMEKRKISFNEAREVTRAGNIFTTHTPVEAGIDHFPTEMLDKYFTKYIRSFNLSRDEFLGLGRQNPADQYESFCMAVLALKLAGHANGVSQLHGEVSRSMWKNLWPELPEEQLPLSSITNGVHTRTWMSGQMGSLLVRYLGTRWLDDPTDHNVWRRIGKIPDAEIWRTRQSTRERLVDFARCRLKEQLKKVGATAKEIATADEVLDPEVLTIGFARRFATYKRGTLLMRDLDRLDRILNNTDRPVQIIFAGKAHPHDTEGKELIRQIVQVSHQERFRHRIVFIEDYDMEVARHLVQGVDVWLNTPRRPMEASGTSGMKVAFNAGLNLSILDGWWCEGYQGNNGWAIGKGEVYADLEYQNQVESGALYDLLEKEVVPLYYQRGGDGIPRDWVSMMKASMQSLCPVFSTDRMVEEYAQLSYIPSYRQWTRLEANDLGLAKELAAWKKRVFGGWNQVGIEATEAKLSDSVAVGSSLPVSVTVRLGGLKPDEVAVEGYFGVLDNQGVIRGGEIVPLAVTETLESGRYRFAGELECRFCGRYGFMVRVMPRHTELGLIYEPGYLIWG
- the fliK gene encoding flagellar hook-length control protein FliK — translated: MAFPSDIQQQVYDLLSRSSNLAIIPAEPVEPTTIGVSQQPLTLAPGQRVTAEVTGQPQAGKIPVQIGGLQLQLDLQMAVRQGQNLELTFVGNDPRPTFALARPGVSAPPVSLSDASRLLSLLVSNEQFMEPHQRSSLQSIGDLLRQSSGQTSVLAGFLDDFLTYRTDGRAVVVPPGGLLERPTQTVGGESGQTPNTAAGLAGRSTGGFEDAAAKMLLNLAQRARLTLVDVANQPLAPLPLQPGEEANALVQGRLPGGRVLVQLAGESLELQLSKPMTQGEILRLALVTQQPRLVFALLGQPVQEQPSNVSDAARWLSALVSKEEGQGEAQRAVMGRLQQVVSSLPPGSSALAAILDEAMTYGASANLSARSLQNRAAPAADGKIDESVLKLLQSLMQGNRLTLLEPQVSADALKGFQAGQQLRGDVLQSLGGGRFMVQVGGQAMAVLLPKGVKVGDNLNLFFIGEDPATFLLVRYGKGGDALVSQTGRWVSTLLGMQNQAAPLKEGLGILRTLLQGAPSDPVQLEQMLRKGLKESGLFYEAHLSRWFSGEYSLEQLLQEPQGQLSQQPGSQEARSAQLHREEGSDPRTLAMVKEQLASLQTGQLLFHGELFPGQPMEWRIKDREGRGRSGSEEQQTTPWETSLALTLPQLGRVEVALSLNGTRLDLVIGAEHEGTASLMEEERGELHGQLLAAGFDPGNIVVKHGS
- a CDS encoding phosphoglucomutase/phosphomannomutase family protein, with the protein product MEIKFGTDGWRGVIAREFTFDNLGLVAQATMDWMTREGLADQGLVVGYDRRFLSREFACRVAEVAAGNDIRVFLCDEVAPTPAVSWAAKELKAGAGVMITASHNPPIYNGFKIKENFGGSARPETTRLLEQIVAYNRAEGRLIRSVPFEEAFRSGRIEQVDAATGYLQQLGHLVDIEAIRKAAIPAVADPMFGAGSGFFKRLLGIDEIHAEQNPSFGGRPPEPIGENLQELCGLLATGRYRVGLALDGDADRIGAVDERGEFFSSHAIFTLLLKHLVERKGLSGGVVKTVSSTRMIDLLARKYDLALYETPIGFKHICELMLEKQILMGGEESGGLGISGHIPERDGVLMGLLLLETVAMTGKGLRQQLEEIMDEIGHFYYRRIDTHISSEAKEALLQRLRNEPPATIAGRTVATTNFSDGFKFVFDNGDWLLVRPSGTEPVLRLYSEAGEPGMVDTLLRAAHRIAGV
- a CDS encoding EscU/YscU/HrcU family type III secretion system export apparatus switch protein — translated: MARERQLHDQRMAAALSYKQGFYAPVVVAKGKGIMAEAIIACAKEAGVYVHESPELVTLLMQVDLDEHIPAELYRAVAEILVWIYKMEGKQ